GGTTCAAAAATGCGCGAATTTCGTCCACGGTCAGACCAATTTCTTTGGCTTGCAAAATTAATTCTTCCCATTCCAAATCAAGTGGAATATCATGTTGATCCATTTGTTTTACATTATTCACAAGATTTAATCCTCCTATAGTCACAATAGAGACCGCCGTATTGTAGGTCGTTAGATTTAGTATAGATATTAAGTGTGAGAAGATTATAACAAATGGGAGTGGAAAAAGTTGTCATTATCTGTCGGCTGTATTATTTTAAATAATGTATAATGGGTTCGCTCCGAAGCTGATTGTAAACGTTAAACTAGATTCAACAGTTCACGGAAGGAACGAAAAAAGACCCGT
This genomic window from Ammoniphilus oxalaticus contains:
- a CDS encoding anti-repressor SinI family protein encodes the protein MNNVKQMDQHDIPLDLEWEELILQAKEIGLTVDEIRAFLNQKK